The following nucleotide sequence is from Cucumis melo cultivar AY chromosome 1, USDA_Cmelo_AY_1.0, whole genome shotgun sequence.
ATCTAGATAACAGCGGCTACTTTAGCAACATGTTCTTTTGAccaattcaatttaaaatgtaagacacaataataataattatattattgcaaaaaaataacaaaggaaGAACATCAAATAATCTTTACCAAAGTTCACCCAGTGATTGGGtacattaaaatacaattacTGCAACATAAACATGTGAATATCCCGAAAAAATCATCATTCAAGTTTAATCCATAGGATGATCAATTAATCTTGAATTAACAACATTATCAATTAAACTTGTATTCACAACATGATgataattaatcaaatcttgaatctaCAACATGATCGATTAAACTTAAATTCACAACAtgattaattaatcaaatctttCAATCTAGAATAAATAAagaggtcttttcaaaaatataaaaaaatggcaaaatatttacaccctatagaacaattctaaaaatggaaaaagaccagaggcccatcgtgtaaaatatcaaaaataccccgtcaaccacaccgtcaacaatgcgcgccTAATATATCtgtggtcgtttagatttggttattgtttgatacacgatcgtttagatatggttataatttatacgcgatcattcagatttggctacaacgcgatcgtttaaatatgactacaacacgatcgtttagatatggctacaatttatacgtgatcgtttagataagaCTACAATTTAtgttttcaattccatcgtttaattttgttacacgatcgtttaaattttttagacgatcatttactttttttatacggtcgtttacatttagctaatccaatcaaatgattttttttcaagattttttatacactatcttttttttttacaatcgtttatattttttaaacgatcgtttacatttgactactacaatctaaatgattttttttttcaagattctttatacataatcttttagattttgctattttattgtaagcaatcatttagatttggttacccaaatgtaaacgacataaaaaaaaagaaaaagaagaaagacgagaAATCGCaaaaaaataggaaaagtagaaagacgatgggaagaaatcgaagcgaaaaaaaagagtaaaaagaagaaaaacgatggaaagattaaacgacgtaaataaagaaatgaaaaataagaaagatgatggaaataaatcacagaaaaaaaaaggaaagaagaaagacaaaatcgCAGAAAAGACGGAGAAGACAAATAATAAGAGGAAGatgaatagaaaagaaagatggaagcaaacttggaatatttaaaaaaatgactaattttatgggctttgttacacaaGTCGTAAATACTTTAGtcttttgttacatttacacaAGTTTCCCAtaaataaacttttaaaaaaaccaatataattaatcaaatccTAAATCTAGAATGATTAAGCTTAAAATCACGATATGattaatcaaattttgaaaaccacAATATGTTAATTAAATCTTGAATCTAgaataattaaacttaaaatcaTAATACGATTAATTCAATCTTTAAAACCACAATATGTTAATCATATCTTGAATCTAtaataattaaacttaaaatcacaatatgattaatcaaatcttgaaacTACAACATGATCACAACACGATTAATCAAgatcaattaaacttaaaaccaCAATATGTTTAATCTAATCTTGAATCAAGAACTcaatagaaaacaaacaaatttcaacaatttaacatgaaattcatattctgataccactttgttagaataaaatactttaaatctatataatagaTTAACCCAAGATCATTCATCTTAAATTGTCAAGAATAAGTAACATACCAGATTCTATTGTCAAGAATAAATTACATACAAAAATACATCTCCTTGAATTGATAATGGCTATAAATTGATGGTTGTAAAATGGTTATTGTCTTCCTCAACCAAAACTCTGAATGCCCTTAGTGGGATATTTCTCTTGATGCAATAAAAGAAAGACTTAGTGCTTGTTATTTTGGTATATTGAGGATCATAGCCCTAAGGTTCTTTGTATGCTAATTTAATTAGAATTTTCGTTAAATCCTAATAGTAAAATTactatttattaatatatatatatatatatatatatatatatatatatatattttaaaaaaatgttagttAAACCAATAATTCAGGTAAGAATGAAATATATGGAATGCatcattaataatattaaatttttgcCGACATTTTTATGTGTTCCACGTCAACATGAAAGACAAATACATTaactataaataataaatttgctAACTTCAAAATGAcacatttaattaatattttcaattttgatgGATATTTTTGTAAAACTTAGACGTAAGTATTTTTTTAACCTTGGATATATCAACCATTTAACTTAAATCATTAACAATAATCAGGTTTTCaggttttgattttatttaataacaTACTTTGGATAAGAAAATTGTTCAAACTGCTctctgtcttcttcttcttcttttttccattCTAAAGATGTGAAGCCACTTAGTTCTTGGTTCTTAATGAATCACTTCCAACGTATACTTTAGGTTTTTTGTTTTCTCCCAAACCCTACAATGGTAAAAAGATCAACGATGACTCAATACTAAAAAGTATATCTATTGATCGGTTAAACTAGATGACTATGATTATTAACATATTGTTGAGCCTTGTTAAAGTGAAATACGCACATCTAACACAATAGACACATCTATATGGAAAGGTGTTTAAATAACTCCAACCCAAACAACCACGACTATCAATCTAAATTATAAGGATTGGGCTggattaatagtttagtttattattatttttttgaaatatttagaaGAATGACATAATCTAACTCATATTATTTCACAAATatcttaaattctcaattatttacattaataaaatttaacttatttttagaaCAAATTTGACCTTatcattaattaaaaataaaacatttacatgaaattttatttacttaccataaatatattgtattgcattttattattgatattaaCTAAGGATTCATATTTGAACTattaattatgtaatttttttttatttattttacttgattgtatttattattgatCTTAACTAATCAGAGATACAATTCCACTTCTTTACACAGTCAATTTCTTGTTATTTTTCCTCCCATTTTCTTTTATCGTTCATCTCTTGCATTTTTTTCGGAGTATATAATTTTTTCATGTTATATATTCTGCCCAATTTCGAGAGTTACACAATAGTTCAACAGctgaatataatatatatattatgaaaaGGTATTGTAATACAACTTTGGGTGGGAAGATTTGAACTTGAAACCTCTTGTCTTTGAGTATATTATATTCATGAGAttgtattatttttatatttaaagttttatttctAAATTATCAGTCAATCTAAAACTTCACATTCAATATACGTTGACATTTGAAAAACTCAAAACATACAATAGAAACGAATATATTACAATCATTAATaactaattttattatatgATATATTAATAGATCAGATTAATTTGGTATTTAGGATATAccaaattttatataaaatattattacggttgattattatataatatgagGTACATATATGTGAAATAATTAAATACACATGTGTATATATGATAAAGTACGTAAAATATGGCGACATtgttaaatatagtaaaataaactaaaatatttacaaaatataataaaattttaaattctatcaatAGTAAAAGATGATAAACTTCTATCGGTGTCTACAATGTACATTGATAAAAGCATATTAgtatctatcaatatctattattgattgaatgtgaaattttgctatattttgtaaataattggtcaaatttgtcattttttataattcatCTAAAATATATATCCTACTATTGTGTAACTTACTAAAAATctataattgttataattaaATGTGATATAAACatgatatatatttgaaattaataattaaaccAAACACCTGCATGGATATAACAATTTTACAATATACTATCTTATATACCATAATATATGAGatgtatatttcttttttcaatatgtttatcggcataaaaaataaatcatggtatatttttgaaaaattatagaatttgtagaataaaaaataaaaatggaaaaaatgtaCATGCATTTGTACAAAACTCGAGCAACATCAACACatagagatgaaaaaaaatgaaaaaaataatgtaaaaatCCATATAACAATGACAAtagaaaataaaagtaaatgaaattcatatgaaaaagaaaaaataaaccaaatatttataattaaaaaaataaatatgtatTAGCTCACGTCAAATAAACCAAATCTCATGCAATTATATGTATTATCTCACATTAAATGCTCAAAACTAAAATGggcaaatttgaaattaaattaataagaaaactattttaatatttttccatatttgtgtcattacgaattcgttccatttttttcattttttaaataatattaatcatAATAATGGGTTTTGAAGCTCAATGTGCCTTTTAggtaaaaaaaaatgacaattttaagCTTTGTATGTAATTGGACCAATATATTTATGCTATATGAGTTAAAACCCTCTTATTTCCTTTTGTAGAGTTGGATTGGGTCTTAAGTTGattaatttttcctttttcttccaaGTTGGTCCAACCTAGacgaaataatataataaatttctGTTTTTTAGTGTTTAGATTTAggtttaattaatgttttttccTTAGATTGTTTCAACGTTTTGTCTATAAGACTTTTCTTATATTAGTCAATGTGTTGTAGacaaatttaagtattttaaactaataagaaaaacaaaagcaaCAACCTTATACCCAAATTGAATTTTAAGTGCTGGTTTGGTTTCGAGCCTATATAAGTTTTTAGGTAGCTAACCAACTAACCTGAATTTTCGCGATGGTTATAAAATTCTTCTAgctcaacccaacccaatctATGTACTCAACTCAACCTAACTCATGTACACCACCCCTATATGcgaatataaaatttattacgatagttatgaagaaaaaaaagtacagTTTGAAATTTAAGAAAAGAAGGTGGAATGCATTTTACTTCCACACCTCATACATACAACTATTGTACAAAAATTGCAGTCAAAAAGGGGTTCAACATATGAGATCTTCACATGCAATAATCATATACGGAAATctgaaagaaaacaaaaaactgCACATGATTTTGCTCAATACATCTAGCATGAACATCATCACATAGATGATGGTCTAAAGATCTAACCTCCACTGCAGATTTGAGCTAAGAATACCTCATTAAAGAAGAGAGTTCTATTCCTACCGTCAACTCCAACATCTTCTTGAAGCTATCCTCACTGCAACCATTGCTGCGTGTGATTTGCAGGTGAGAACAGAGAGCCAAAACACGGTATGGATGCAAGCACTTGAATATCATAGGATCCCGATCATAATCCTGAGAGTAAATTGTTCAACACAAATTTCACTCTAGCCAAAGGCCAATTCCGGGAGACGACAAGGTTTCTTCTAAGATTAGATTTTGATTTCCAAGGGATTGAACACAAAACCTTGAGAGATATCTCTAAACACAAGTCATTGCTACAAGGAAGTGCGGTataaatatttaccaattttttcaaatgtatATCTGAATATATTTGTAGATTGTTTGAGCATAATGAGAAAAACTTAATTTTTCAGCCAAGTAGGGAAAATAGTGGCATGACAGCATTCATCACAATCATGCACCATTTATTTAGGTCCCTTTTGATAACCATTtgatttgttttcaaaattttgaaaattaatccTATAGACTTCAATTCCACCTCCAAATTTATTCCCTTGTTATATACTTTCTACCAATGTTTTCAGAAACCAAGTCAAActttgaaaaataaagaaaaatcatttttaagaacttgtttttgtttttgaaatttggtaAGAATTCTACTATTTTGCTTAAGAAAGAGAACTTTGGTAAAAAAATCAGAggaaataagcttaattttagaaaatctGTTAAATTATTGATTGATCCGAAAATAGAGGTTAATGGGGGGAAAGATAAATTTAGCATTATATCATTTGACAAAAACTAAATAGTTACCAAATAGgaccttatttatttatttttaacaacTTTCACTGGGAAAAAAATTGAATACAAAAGCATATAAAAAGCCAAGCCCGCAAGAAGGGAGAACAAGTAAAAGAACAGTCTAGCTATACAAGATAGACCCTATATAGAGTAATTATAAAAGGTCTTCAGAATCGAACCCcatagaagaaaaataaaatataagggGGATCATTCAACAAATTAGCAAGGTATACATTGTTTGTGCTCACCTTTTCCGTAACAACAACGACGGGCTTGGAAGCAAATTTCTTCTCCAATTCCTCAAGCTTCACTTTGATCAGTGCCATATCCTGTATGATTCGAAAATAGACAGTTAAGGCAGCAAAAATGGGAATGAAAGATAGCACTGTCAACAATGAAGTGGTTGAAAGAAATAATTTGAACCAAGCTGGAAATATAATGGCATTAACCACTTTGTTAACTCATAATGAATGTGATATGTAGTGTAGAAGCTAGATGGTTTGTGGAAAAACCACATGTACAATGTTTTCAACAGAGTATATGTAATCTGACAGACTTGCAGTAGAAGAATAATTACCCTGTCTTGAAAGACGTGATGGTCACTGAAGTCGAGTCGATCAACATGATATGCTCCAATCTGCAGCAAATTACTTtctaattacaaataaaaacatTGATGTACAAAATGGATAAGAATAAGATGACAGAAATGCTAATGCAAACAACAGAAAACATTGATCAAGCTACTGCCTTCTTGAAGCGTGTTTTAAAACACAGCTGAAAGTAATGAGAACACAAAAAAGGAGATGAAAAGAATCGTTATCTTACCTTTTGCATTGTCTGCACAAAAGCATCAGCAGAGCCAATGGCGGAAACACATACTACTACATTCTTAGACAATGTTTCCAATGATATTTTGGAGTTGATAGTTGTCACTTCAAAGAAATATGCAGGACACATTTCAGTAAACACTACAGTAAGCGAATCCTTAATTTTCCGCAACCTTGTCACAATATCTTCAATATTTTGTGCTGAAACCTGTGATTTCAAGGacaaattttaagtttttaaagTTAATAACAAGTAATTAGGTCTTACTGAGGAAGCTCCTACCAGTTATACAtgttaaaaattattttgaagcCAAAAAAAGGTCTGATCCACATTCTTTACCAGATTAGCATGATGAATAATGGCAACGTCGGCCCTCTTGAGTGCATCTAATGTTTCTCTTAAAGGTCCAAGTGGTAATAATTGCCCATTTCCCAACAATGTTATCCCATTGAACATAACAATCTCCAAGTCATGGTGCAAACTCCAGTGCTAAGTTCCATGAAAATATAAAGCTATCACAGTCAAACCATCTGTAGCAAAAAGTCACTTTCAAACAATCTCAACAACAAAACGTAATCAAGTATCAAAATCCATCTTATTAGCGCCTGATAACCTGTCCATAGGACTAATTCTATCAGTCAACTTTTCTACAAAAGCTCGGGCAATAGGGCCCTACAGTAAAAGTGAATTAACAACTAAGAGTCGGAAGATGATGTACCTGCATCCCATCATCAAGAATAACAGCACCAATTTTTTCAGATTTAGGAAGATTTCCCATTTGTTTTAAGCAATATTTCTCAGCCAACGTGCTGCTTTGAGATTCAACATAACCATATTTGTTAAAAAACCAAGCAGCAGTAGCTCTCCTATCTGCTCCAACACCTACTTTAACGGAACTCCCAGCAAGATGCCTCCTAAGCATTTTAGCTTCATCTCCACCAGCATAGCCCTGGCAGAATATCAATCCAAGAGTACCACAAAGTTATGGACAATTATCAAACAAATAGCTCTTGAAGCATCACCAAAACTAAATCAGCTGCTTACATCACTTTAGAACTCACGGACACAATTGTACAACctatagaacaattttttttaaagtaaggTTGTAAGCTACTTACATCACTACGTCCATGCTAGAAGTCATTAATCGTTATGTAAAAATAGGACGCCCACTCAAGATCTCAGAATAGATTACCACCCCCACCCCCCACCACAAAAAATACGTCTAAAGAGAACCACTCCATGTTAAgcataaaaaattgaattgtaGAACGTGGAAAAGAAAACCGTGCTACTGCTATCTTGAAATTCAGTTACCCTATTAAGAATTAGAGGTGAAATCCCAGAGGCCGCAAGCCATAAGGCAATGAACTCGACCATTGGTGTTTTCCCATTGCCTCCCCAAGTCAAATTCCCAACACTAATAACTGGCACTGGCAACCTTCATATCAACATACAGAAAATATAAAATGTCAATACGAACGACAACAATACAAGAAACATCAACGTATCTCTGGCCATTGCAGTTCAATTACCAACAAATAGACATTAATTCAATCCAGTGCATTAATCTCGAGCTATCCTTCCCCATTACGGTGCAAAATCAttcaaaaaaacaaactaaCTAGAGCTCAAGTAACTCAATCATGCCCCCAAATTGCCACTAAGAAACCCAACAGAAAACAACATCCAGACTAGGAATTGGCAGAATCGACCGAGCAAGCCTACTCCTAACGTCGAACAGTAATAAGAATAAGAAGTGATAATCAAACAGTTCAAAATAAATCCCATTCTTACCGATGCTTGCGGAGTATGCCGTAGAGGTAGAAACGGTGACGAAGGGAGAGAGCGAGCTTGTAGAGAGAAGACGCCATGTAGAGGAAGGGGATGAAAGAGCGATGCAAATGAGAGAGGTCAGTATGGTCTCTGCTGTAAGCGATTTTGATCACCGACTTCTTCAGGTTCTCCATGAGTGGATGAAGACTTGGAAGCTTATGGAAAGAGAGAGGGAAAATGAGAATTTTGGTTTGATGGCCGTAAGAGGAAAGACCACGCGAACCAAGTGAAGGCCGAGCAAACCAACCGGACCCACTTTGGCCTAGTCTTGCTTGCCGACCCAACCGAACCAAATCGGTTCTGATTTGGTTTGAATCAATTGCACTTATCTGAGGAAGTTAACCTTACGTTCTGAATAACCATTGTATCCTATTTAGTTATCACAAGAAACAAGATAAAAAAGTTTTTAAGTACATTTTCTCTTTGCATCTTTAAATGGTTCGCAAGACGAGGATTTTTAAGCTCAAATATATGAATAATACTAGTTCAACGAGTCTGTAACATGATGCTCAGAATGGTCAtagtttggaagatgaaatggatgccaaaaaaaaaaaaaagcctatTCATAAATTACAAAGGAATTGTTGTCATCCGTATGCTACCTCAAAAATCTACGATGTCAAACCTTGTCAAACATATACACTAAATTTGCTACTTTCTAAAAAAGTCGTTATCATTCCTTTCTTTAATGATACCAACTGACCTTTAATTCGCTTTTAACGGTcaataaacacaaaattaagATCCAACCcattaaataaaacaattttaTGACTTTAGTATTTATATAGAAATATTTAGCAATGGAAAACTGTATAATTAACCCAAAATAACTTTTTATATCTTAATAATTCCTTTAACATTTATCTTGTTTTCGCCTGGCAATAGTAAGTCTAGCACTCCAGACAACACAATCTATActtgaaaagaggaaaaacattttgaaaaactAAGTCGAGAGACTTAATGAGt
It contains:
- the LOC103490135 gene encoding probable tetraacyldisaccharide 4'-kinase, mitochondrial; amino-acid sequence: MENLKKSVIKIAYSRDHTDLSHLHRSFIPFLYMASSLYKLALSLRHRFYLYGILRKHRLPVPVISVGNLTWGGNGKTPMVEFIALWLAASGISPLILNRGYAGGDEAKMLRRHLAGSSVKVGVGADRRATAAWFFNKYGYVESQSSTLAEKYCLKQMGNLPKSEKIGAVILDDGMQHWSLHHDLEIVMFNGITLLGNGQLLPLGPLRETLDALKRADVAIIHHANLVSAQNIEDIVTRLRKIKDSLTVVFTEMCPAYFFEVTTINSKISLETLSKNVVVCVSAIGSADAFVQTMQKIGAYHVDRLDFSDHHVFQDRDMALIKVKLEELEKKFASKPVVVVTEKDYDRDPMIFKCLHPYRVLALCSHLQITRSNGCSEDSFKKMLELTVGIELSSLMRYS